The following coding sequences lie in one Flavobacteriales bacterium genomic window:
- a CDS encoding RNA polymerase sigma factor RpoD/SigA, which translates to MRQLKITQQITKRESKSLEKYLQEVSREPMITADEEVDLAQKIKDGDDRALNRLVRANLRFVISVAKQYQNTGLTLEDLINEGNLGLIEAAKRYDHTKGFKFISYAVWWIRQSILKAAADNSRTIRLPHNRLGEIQKINKASSEFEQTMEREPTDEELADILDMDLEKVQNSRKMSKKQASLDAPMANDEDNNSLISVIESDGTPAPSDTLIHESLSTDIERTLSYLKGMEAEVIRLFYGLSGRKEMTLEEIGSHFGLTRERIRQIKERGLRRMRRLSRTNNLQTYL; encoded by the coding sequence ATGAGACAGTTAAAAATTACACAACAAATTACCAAAAGAGAGAGTAAATCTCTCGAAAAATACCTTCAGGAAGTTTCTCGTGAACCGATGATTACAGCTGATGAAGAGGTTGATTTGGCTCAAAAAATTAAAGATGGTGACGACCGAGCGTTAAATAGATTGGTAAGAGCAAACCTTAGATTCGTTATTAGTGTTGCCAAGCAATACCAAAATACTGGTTTAACTTTAGAAGATTTGATTAACGAAGGAAACTTAGGTTTGATTGAAGCTGCAAAAAGATATGACCATACAAAAGGATTTAAGTTTATTTCTTATGCCGTTTGGTGGATTAGACAAAGTATATTAAAAGCTGCTGCTGATAACTCTAGAACAATTCGTTTACCTCACAACCGTTTGGGTGAAATCCAAAAAATAAATAAAGCGTCAAGCGAATTTGAACAAACCATGGAGCGTGAACCAACTGATGAGGAATTAGCTGATATATTAGACATGGATTTAGAGAAAGTTCAAAACTCTAGAAAAATGTCGAAAAAACAAGCTTCATTAGATGCTCCAATGGCTAACGATGAAGATAATAACAGTTTAATAAGTGTTATTGAAAGTGATGGTACACCAGCTCCAAGCGACACCTTAATTCATGAGTCATTATCTACTGACATTGAAAGAACATTATCCTACTTAAAAGGAATGGAAGCAGAGGTTATTCGTTTATTTTACGGATTAAGTGGTAGAAAAGAAATGACTTTAGAAGAAATTGGTAGCCACTTTGGTTTAACAAGAGAACGAATTAGACAAATTAAGGAAAGAGGTTTAAGAAGAATGAGAAGACTTTCAAGAACAAACAATCTTCAAACGTATCTATAA
- a CDS encoding methyltransferase domain-containing protein — protein MELTKDFWDNRYKNKEIGWDIGYPSTPIKEYIDQISDKSIKILIPGCGNAYEAEYLINKGFKNVYLVDLSPSALENFNKRLPNFKKSNLICGDFFDLNDTFDLIIEQTFFCAINPELRKKYAVQMHKLLNKNGKLVGLLFNDDLNNDKPPFGGNEKEYKGLFSPFFDIQIMKKAYNSITPREGRELFIKMVKKD, from the coding sequence GTGGAATTAACTAAAGATTTTTGGGATAATAGATATAAAAATAAGGAGATAGGTTGGGATATTGGCTATCCTTCTACTCCAATAAAGGAATACATTGATCAGATTTCTGATAAATCAATAAAAATTTTAATACCTGGATGTGGAAATGCTTATGAAGCAGAATACTTGATTAATAAAGGGTTTAAAAATGTTTATCTAGTTGACTTATCTCCTTCGGCTCTTGAGAATTTCAATAAAAGATTACCAAATTTTAAAAAATCGAACCTTATTTGTGGGGATTTTTTTGACTTAAATGATACTTTTGACCTAATTATTGAACAAACTTTTTTTTGTGCAATTAACCCTGAATTAAGGAAAAAGTATGCTGTTCAAATGCATAAGCTTTTAAACAAAAATGGAAAGTTAGTTGGTCTTTTATTTAATGATGATTTAAATAATGACAAACCTCCATTTGGTGGCAACGAAAAAGAATACAAAGGTTTATTTTCTCCTTTTTTTGATATTCAAATTATGAAAAAAGCTTACAATTCAATTACACCAAGAGAAGGTCGAGAATTGTTTATTAAAATGGTAAAAAAAGATTAG
- a CDS encoding C40 family peptidase — MKKIVFIAILSLSKISFSQSYYVEPIINDFFCRNGIVIDSCSYDALYTVAYQWAETPYNYAGKSKKGIDCSGLVKKLYEKVYNMQLQGGSRDIYQQVIPIKNREDLIEGDLVFFKIYKNQISHVGLYLQDGNFIHASTRSGVIISNLNEDYYNKYYFSGGRFP; from the coding sequence ATGAAAAAAATAGTTTTTATCGCCATTTTAAGCTTAAGTAAGATAAGCTTTTCACAAAGTTATTATGTAGAACCCATTATTAACGATTTTTTCTGTAGAAATGGAATTGTTATTGACTCTTGTAGTTATGATGCATTATACACTGTAGCATATCAATGGGCAGAAACACCTTATAATTATGCTGGAAAATCAAAAAAAGGAATAGATTGTTCAGGACTAGTTAAAAAACTTTATGAAAAGGTTTATAACATGCAACTTCAGGGTGGATCAAGAGATATATACCAACAAGTAATCCCTATTAAGAATAGAGAAGATTTGATTGAAGGTGATTTGGTATTTTTTAAAATTTATAAAAACCAAATTTCGCATGTCGGATTATATCTACAAGATGGTAATTTCATACATGCCTCAACTCGAAGTGGGGTTATCATTAGCAATCTAAACGAAGATTATTATAACAAATACTACTTTTCGGGTGGTAGATTTCCTTAA